One Mycoavidus sp. HKI genomic region harbors:
- a CDS encoding MFS transporter, with protein MSASPEVLKRGSTPKASWSLALCAGLLGIGQNGLLVVLPQLVEMTGLSLSVWAGLLMFGSMLFLPASPWWGRQSEIRGCKSVVLAALSGYLVSFAVMALVVWGMTTGLVSAFWGVTGLIVSRALYGLTVSGMVPAAQTWAIQRSGPENRMAALATISSGLSCGRLLGPPLAVATLNFHPQAPLWLMAVAPFLAFLLIMRQPNDPPLPPAAHQSTRLQITMLPYLLLALLLAACISLMQLGLAPHLKPFIGEAARVSHHVALLLSLAAASTLLAQFLVVRPQRFKAMTLLWLAALLMVAGLSMMLMAQLAVFYCGIAVTSFGAAIATPGYQLLLNARLSTGKGAGVIATSHTLGYGLSALLVPLVSRIYGEYYLINTALLMAMAFLLLSGWLWRKG; from the coding sequence ATGAGCGCATCTCCTGAAGTTCTAAAGCGTGGAAGCACTCCGAAAGCTAGCTGGTCGCTTGCTTTATGCGCCGGATTACTTGGTATCGGTCAAAACGGTTTACTAGTAGTTCTGCCCCAGTTGGTAGAGATGACCGGTTTGTCGCTTTCTGTCTGGGCGGGGTTACTAATGTTCGGTTCAATGCTGTTTCTTCCCGCGTCGCCCTGGTGGGGACGACAGTCAGAAATTCGTGGCTGCAAGTCAGTGGTGCTGGCCGCACTTAGCGGCTATCTGGTCAGTTTTGCTGTGATGGCGCTGGTCGTGTGGGGGATGACGACGGGGCTCGTCAGTGCCTTCTGGGGGGTGACGGGATTGATCGTTTCACGTGCACTGTACGGCCTGACTGTGTCCGGCATGGTGCCGGCGGCGCAGACGTGGGCGATACAGCGGTCGGGGCCTGAAAACCGTATGGCGGCGCTAGCTACCATCAGTTCGGGGCTGAGTTGCGGGCGTCTGCTGGGGCCTCCTTTGGCGGTAGCGACATTGAACTTCCATCCGCAGGCGCCATTGTGGCTGATGGCGGTTGCTCCGTTCCTAGCTTTTTTGTTGATTATGCGTCAGCCAAACGATCCTCCTTTACCGCCGGCTGCGCATCAGTCCACCCGCTTGCAGATAACGATGTTGCCTTATCTGCTGCTGGCTCTGCTGCTGGCGGCCTGTATCAGTCTGATGCAGCTTGGGCTGGCTCCGCACCTGAAACCATTTATAGGCGAAGCCGCGCGGGTTAGCCATCATGTGGCTCTGCTACTGAGCCTGGCAGCGGCGAGTACTCTACTGGCACAGTTTCTGGTAGTGCGTCCGCAGCGCTTTAAGGCGATGACGTTGCTATGGTTGGCGGCACTGCTGATGGTAGCCGGGCTTAGCATGATGTTGATGGCGCAACTGGCGGTATTTTATTGCGGTATCGCTGTGACTTCTTTCGGTGCGGCGATAGCAACACCTGGCTATCAGCTGCTGCTTAATGCACGCCTTTCGACCGGTAAAGGGGCGGGGGTTATCGCCACCAGCCATACGCTCGGCTATGGATTAAGCGCGCTCTTAGTCCCGTTGGTATCCCGCATTTATGGTGAATATTATCTGATTAACACCGCCCTGCTGATGGCCATGGCTTTCCTTCTGCTCAGCGGCTGGCTATGGCGTAAAGGCTAA
- a CDS encoding IucA/IucC family siderophore biosynthesis protein codes for MHSYFCPAGTDVAAQCFLNALLRETQNWERLPANASDEPAQILIPLSARQALRVSVRYFSPTQHHQYCFPAQLINTDDSQGEDVDFEKMVSLILANPAVKGELADEVIARFKSRVQESHKYTWQAIDLRHDWAQQLRHKPLNFAEAEQALLVGHAFHPAPKSHQPLNETEARRYLPAFAPRFPLRWFAVDKAFVGGDSLMMPLRARLLRFAEQSAPELLSYFTDDRWLLPMHPWQAEYLLTQNWCLQLLESGALNDLGEAGASWLPTSSARSLYSETNSDMIKFSLSVRLTNSVRTLSMKEVERGMRLARLAHTPRWQELQARYPTMRIMQEDGWVGLRDVGGQLQEESLMVLRVNLLFATPQTQTNVLVSLTQAAPDGGDSLLVEAVRRLSQRLNLPPAQAARCWLEAYCNCVLLPLFSAEADYGLVLLAHQQNILVEMHEDLPVGLLYRDCQGSGFTEGANEWLAEVGESEAENRFSESQLLRYFPYYLLVNSTLAVTAALGAAGFESEENLMEQVREALLKLRRKVKQTRCLDYVLDSQHWNCKGNFFCYLHDHNENTIADPAVIYFDFSNPFYKEKA; via the coding sequence ATGCATTCCTATTTCTGTCCCGCTGGTACAGACGTTGCGGCCCAGTGCTTTTTGAACGCGCTGTTGCGCGAAACTCAGAACTGGGAGCGTTTGCCTGCTAATGCATCAGATGAGCCTGCACAAATACTCATTCCTCTTTCTGCCAGGCAGGCTCTACGAGTTTCGGTCCGCTATTTCTCTCCGACACAACACCATCAGTATTGTTTCCCCGCGCAACTTATCAATACCGATGACAGCCAGGGTGAAGACGTTGATTTTGAAAAAATGGTGTCGCTTATCCTTGCAAATCCTGCAGTGAAAGGGGAACTTGCGGATGAGGTAATCGCGCGCTTCAAAAGCCGTGTTCAGGAAAGTCACAAGTATACCTGGCAGGCCATAGACCTTCGCCACGACTGGGCACAGCAGCTGCGCCATAAGCCATTGAACTTTGCCGAAGCCGAGCAGGCGCTACTGGTAGGCCACGCTTTCCATCCGGCCCCTAAATCCCACCAGCCGCTTAACGAAACCGAAGCGCGCCGTTACCTCCCGGCTTTTGCACCACGTTTCCCGTTGCGCTGGTTTGCCGTGGATAAGGCTTTTGTGGGTGGTGACAGCCTCATGATGCCCCTGCGTGCCAGGCTGTTGCGCTTTGCCGAACAGAGTGCGCCGGAATTGCTCAGTTATTTTACCGACGACCGCTGGCTGCTGCCGATGCACCCTTGGCAGGCGGAATATCTGCTTACACAAAACTGGTGCCTGCAACTCCTGGAAAGTGGTGCGCTGAACGATTTGGGGGAAGCAGGCGCAAGCTGGCTACCAACCAGTTCCGCACGTTCGCTCTACAGCGAAACCAACAGTGACATGATCAAATTCTCTCTCAGCGTGCGCCTTACTAACTCAGTCCGCACGTTGTCAATGAAGGAAGTGGAACGCGGTATGCGTCTGGCACGCCTGGCGCATACTCCACGTTGGCAGGAGTTGCAGGCGCGCTATCCGACCATGCGCATTATGCAGGAAGATGGCTGGGTAGGCCTGCGTGATGTAGGAGGCCAGTTGCAGGAAGAAAGCCTGATGGTACTGCGCGTCAACCTTCTATTCGCAACGCCTCAAACGCAAACCAACGTGCTGGTCAGCCTGACCCAGGCCGCTCCCGATGGCGGCGACAGTCTGCTGGTCGAAGCCGTTCGCCGGCTCAGCCAGCGTCTGAACTTGCCGCCGGCTCAAGCTGCCCGTTGCTGGCTGGAAGCCTACTGTAATTGTGTTCTGCTGCCGCTGTTCAGTGCCGAGGCGGACTACGGGCTGGTGCTGCTGGCCCATCAACAAAACATTCTCGTGGAAATGCATGAGGATCTGCCCGTTGGTCTGCTCTATCGCGACTGCCAGGGCAGTGGTTTCACCGAAGGCGCCAATGAATGGCTCGCCGAAGTGGGTGAGAGTGAAGCCGAAAACCGCTTCAGCGAAAGCCAGTTACTGCGCTACTTCCCCTATTACCTGCTGGTGAATTCAACCCTTGCCGTAACTGCGGCACTCGGCGCTGCTGGGTTCGAAAGCGAAGAAAACCTGATGGAGCAAGTTCGTGAGGCACTTCTTAAACTGCGCCGTAAAGTGAAGCAAACTCGCTGTCTGGATTACGTGCTCGACAGCCAGCACTGGAACTGCAAAGGCAACTTCTTTTGCTATCTGCATGACCACAACGAAAACACTATCGCCGACCCGGCGGTCATCTACTTTGATTTCAGCAACCCGTTCTATAAGGAGAAAGCGTGA
- a CDS encoding GNAT family N-acetyltransferase, translating to MPHASIVHDGYGFRCTQIDTALPLTLGFDGSAVLQRMPSPPEGWLVEALDQLFVAAPQLTGITLPWADWRAEPQAQVLFTLAQSDYLARETFWQMPLWLRGERQSASGKMQYDETRQLYFPVRPARPQGEVYRRYDVQIKRTISFRLVDVEQDAERFTCWMNSPRVNAFWEMAGPQAEQEKYLHRQLNSLYCYPLIGCFDDEPFGYFEVYWAPEDRIGRYYRWQPFDRGLHMLVGEEKWRGAQYIRSWLRGLTHYLWLDESRTTRIVAEPRFDNQRLFRHLPIAGYETLKEFDFPHKRSRLVMCQRNHFFSEVGL from the coding sequence ATGCCGCACGCGAGCATTGTTCATGACGGTTATGGTTTCCGCTGCACTCAAATCGATACTGCGCTCCCGCTGACGCTGGGGTTTGATGGCAGCGCAGTACTCCAGCGTATGCCATCACCGCCCGAGGGTTGGCTTGTCGAAGCGTTGGATCAGCTCTTTGTCGCGGCTCCTCAGCTTACCGGTATCACCCTTCCCTGGGCGGACTGGCGTGCTGAGCCACAGGCACAGGTGCTGTTCACTCTTGCGCAAAGTGATTATCTAGCACGAGAAACCTTCTGGCAGATGCCGCTCTGGTTGCGTGGCGAGCGCCAGAGCGCTAGCGGCAAGATGCAGTACGACGAAACGCGCCAGCTCTATTTTCCAGTGCGCCCGGCTCGCCCACAGGGTGAGGTTTATCGTCGCTACGACGTACAGATTAAGCGAACTATCAGTTTCCGTCTGGTGGACGTGGAACAAGACGCAGAGCGTTTTACCTGCTGGATGAATTCACCACGCGTGAATGCTTTCTGGGAAATGGCAGGACCGCAGGCGGAACAGGAAAAATATCTGCACCGCCAGCTTAATTCTTTGTACTGCTACCCACTTATCGGATGTTTTGACGATGAGCCCTTCGGTTATTTCGAAGTCTATTGGGCGCCGGAAGATCGTATTGGTCGTTACTATCGCTGGCAGCCGTTTGACCGCGGTCTGCATATGCTGGTGGGCGAAGAAAAATGGCGTGGCGCGCAGTACATCCGCAGTTGGCTGCGCGGGCTGACCCATTATCTGTGGCTCGATGAATCACGTACCACACGCATTGTGGCTGAACCTCGTTTTGACAATCAGCGCCTGTTCCGCCATCTGCCAATCGCCGGTTATGAGACGCTCAAAGAATTCGATTTCCCGCACAAACGCTCGCGCCTTGTGATGTGCCAGCGTAACCACTTCTTCAGCGAGGTGGGCCTGTGA
- the iucC gene encoding aerobactin synthase IucC: MLELWNQVNREMVAKILAELEYERTLSAHEENYGRWTVQLGDETWRFSAKRGIWGWLHIDSQTLISNSGNPIEAESALRQLAMVLKMNDAQTAEHLEDLYATLRGDLQLFEARKALNADALIALDPDELQCLLCGHPKFIFNKGRRGWGLDALRQYAPEYRGRFRLHWVAVRRDLLAWSANEECHINTLLASAMDSTERERFNQCWQTLNLDGNWLPVPLHPWQWRQKIAIHFLPQLARGEIVELGEFGDEYLAQQSLRTLTNASRNVRFDIKLPLTIYNTSCYRGIPGKYITAGPLASRWLQQQFAQDATLRNVGAQILGEPAAGYLAHTGYSALPKAPYRYQEMLGVIWRENPSCYLQEGEQAVIMAALMETDNAGYPLIGAWIKRSGLSAEAWLTKMFQAAVIPFYHLICRYGVALIAHGQNVTLIMKGHIPQRILLKDFQGDMRLVDEDFPEAASLPLQVKDVTARLSADYLIHDLQTGHFVTVLRFISRLTEQCSVSETRFYQLLAGVLQSYMVQHPQMAERFALFDLFKPQILRVVLNPVKLTFSEHDGGSRMLPNYLTDLDNPLYLVTRESAQ, encoded by the coding sequence ATGCTGGAATTGTGGAACCAGGTCAACCGCGAGATGGTAGCGAAGATCCTCGCGGAACTGGAATACGAACGTACACTCAGCGCCCATGAAGAAAACTACGGTCGCTGGACGGTTCAGTTAGGCGATGAAACCTGGCGGTTTAGCGCAAAGCGCGGCATCTGGGGCTGGCTGCATATCGATTCACAGACCCTTATCAGCAACAGCGGCAATCCCATCGAAGCGGAAAGCGCGCTGCGTCAGCTTGCCATGGTGTTGAAAATGAACGATGCTCAGACCGCAGAGCATCTGGAAGATCTCTACGCCACGCTGCGCGGAGATTTACAGCTATTCGAAGCACGCAAGGCATTAAATGCCGATGCGCTTATCGCTCTCGATCCTGACGAACTTCAATGCCTGCTTTGCGGCCACCCGAAGTTCATCTTCAACAAGGGCCGCCGTGGTTGGGGGCTGGATGCGCTAAGACAGTATGCACCAGAATACCGTGGACGTTTCCGTCTGCATTGGGTTGCCGTACGCCGTGACCTGCTGGCGTGGAGTGCTAACGAAGAGTGTCACATCAACACTCTGCTGGCAAGTGCGATGGACAGCACTGAACGCGAGCGTTTCAACCAATGCTGGCAGACGCTGAACCTTGACGGTAATTGGCTGCCAGTGCCGCTGCATCCGTGGCAGTGGCGACAGAAAATTGCCATTCATTTCTTGCCCCAACTGGCGCGCGGTGAGATAGTAGAACTTGGCGAATTTGGCGATGAATATCTAGCGCAGCAGTCGCTGCGCACCCTGACTAACGCCAGCCGCAACGTGCGTTTTGACATCAAACTGCCGCTCACCATTTACAACACTTCCTGCTACCGCGGTATTCCCGGCAAGTATATTACAGCCGGTCCGTTAGCATCACGCTGGCTGCAGCAGCAATTTGCACAGGACGCCACGCTGAGAAATGTGGGCGCACAAATCCTCGGCGAACCTGCAGCTGGCTATCTGGCGCATACCGGTTACTCGGCGCTGCCCAAAGCGCCCTATCGTTACCAAGAAATGCTCGGTGTCATCTGGCGCGAAAATCCTTCCTGCTATCTGCAAGAAGGTGAACAGGCGGTGATAATGGCAGCACTGATGGAAACGGATAACGCAGGTTACCCGCTGATAGGTGCCTGGATAAAGCGATCAGGCCTCAGCGCTGAGGCCTGGCTTACAAAAATGTTCCAAGCGGCCGTCATTCCGTTCTACCACCTGATATGCCGCTACGGCGTGGCGCTGATTGCCCATGGGCAGAACGTCACGCTGATCATGAAAGGCCATATCCCGCAACGCATTTTGCTGAAAGATTTTCAGGGGGATATGCGTCTGGTGGATGAAGATTTCCCAGAAGCAGCTTCGCTCCCCTTGCAGGTGAAAGACGTGACGGCACGCCTGAGTGCCGACTACCTGATCCACGACCTGCAAACCGGCCACTTCGTAACTGTGCTGCGCTTTATCTCACGCCTGACGGAACAGTGTAGCGTCAGCGAAACCCGCTTCTATCAACTTCTGGCTGGCGTTTTACAGAGCTATATGGTTCAGCATCCGCAGATGGCGGAGCGCTTTGCGCTGTTTGATTTGTTTAAACCGCAAATCCTTCGCGTGGTGCTCAACCCGGTAAAACTCACCTTCTCCGAACACGACGGTGGCAGCCGCATGTTACCGAACTACTTAACCGATCTAGATAACCCTCTTTACCTGGTCACCAGGGAGTCCGCACAATGA
- a CDS encoding lysine N(6)-hydroxylase/L-ornithine N(5)-oxygenase family protein → MKMYDFIGIGIGPFNLSVAALAEGLEGFSSLFLERKPHFSWHPGMMVPDCYMQTSFLKDLVSAVRPTNRHSFINYLVQRKKFYRFLTTEQRTVSREEFADYLCWAARNLDNLSFSQQVQQVSFDDKVGLFNVKTQRGYYRARHVCLGIGKQINLPACVTEQSDRCFHASEMMLRTPSLAGKRVTVVGGGQSGADLFLNILRSEWGRPAELNWVSRRNNYNALDEAAFANEYFTPEYMESFSTLGDNARRQILAEQKMTSDGITTESLLAIYRAIYHRFEVLREKPWIRLMPSRSVTRVTPSRENQRLTLRHHVDNGEEQLDTNVVIFATGYRTERPAFLAPLAHRLHLDHEEEYQVNTDFTLDWDGPQENRLFAVNAGMHSLGIAEPQLSLMAWRSARILNRVHPDEPFELTTTPGVIHWHSTSRSSESEHSESEATI, encoded by the coding sequence ATGAAAATGTATGATTTCATCGGTATTGGTATTGGCCCGTTTAACCTCAGCGTAGCTGCGCTTGCCGAAGGGCTTGAGGGCTTCAGTTCGCTATTCCTTGAGCGCAAACCGCACTTTTCCTGGCACCCAGGCATGATGGTTCCGGACTGCTATATGCAGACCAGTTTCCTGAAAGACCTAGTGAGCGCGGTGAGGCCCACCAACCGCCACAGCTTTATCAACTATCTGGTACAGCGTAAAAAGTTCTATCGTTTCCTGACCACTGAACAGCGCACCGTTTCGCGTGAAGAGTTTGCGGACTACCTGTGCTGGGCGGCGAGAAATCTGGATAATCTCTCCTTCAGTCAGCAAGTACAGCAGGTCAGTTTTGATGACAAAGTCGGGCTGTTTAACGTGAAGACCCAGCGCGGCTACTACCGCGCGCGCCATGTGTGCCTCGGCATTGGAAAGCAGATCAACCTGCCGGCTTGCGTTACGGAGCAGAGCGACCGCTGCTTCCACGCAAGCGAGATGATGCTGCGCACGCCTTCGCTTGCCGGTAAACGCGTAACAGTGGTGGGCGGCGGCCAGAGCGGCGCAGATCTTTTTTTAAATATTCTCCGCAGTGAATGGGGGCGGCCTGCCGAACTCAACTGGGTGTCACGCCGCAACAACTATAACGCGCTGGACGAAGCCGCTTTTGCCAACGAGTACTTTACCCCGGAGTACATGGAGAGCTTCTCAACGCTTGGTGACAATGCCCGCCGCCAGATTCTGGCCGAACAGAAAATGACTTCCGATGGGATCACCACCGAATCCCTGCTCGCCATTTATCGCGCCATATATCACCGCTTTGAAGTGCTGCGCGAAAAACCCTGGATACGGCTGATGCCATCGCGCTCAGTTACCCGCGTGACGCCGAGTCGTGAGAACCAGCGTTTAACGCTGCGCCATCACGTCGACAATGGCGAAGAGCAGTTGGACACCAACGTGGTGATTTTCGCCACCGGCTATCGCACTGAGCGCCCTGCGTTCCTCGCGCCCCTGGCACACCGTCTGCACCTGGATCACGAGGAAGAGTACCAGGTGAATACCGATTTTACCCTCGACTGGGACGGTCCGCAGGAAAATCGCCTGTTTGCCGTGAATGCCGGGATGCACAGCCTCGGCATTGCAGAACCTCAGCTCAGCCTGATGGCCTGGCGCTCTGCACGAATTCTTAACCGCGTGCACCCGGACGAACCGTTTGAGCTGACGACCACTCCTGGCGTTATCCACTGGCACAGTACATCAAGGTCCAGCGAGAGCGAACACAGTGAGAGTGAAGCTACAATTTGA
- a CDS encoding 2-hydroxycarboxylate transporter family protein, protein MSTFSLGTFAFTRKLWRQLANRPRSDGPLHYSPSQNSLWWHWMDKRIGIIPLPVYCLVVICLGTLLTLGKISGDISIMIAILAVCGFTCAELGARIPGLRRIGGPVIVATFLPSCLVYYQLLPNELTQSVKDFWQTTNVLYLFIASVVVGSILSMDRQALVKGFAKIFLPLAAGSVIAAIVGTLTGMAFGLGAHHTFFYIIIPIMAGGIGEGAIPLTLGYADILNLPQGQLFAQIVPAVMLGNLTAIICAALLNQLGKRYSRYSGEGRLHASDSGILAKHADASTVTVEHIAAAGMVAICLYMLGMLVHKLIGLPAPVAMLFLAVLAKLTYAISPKLEDGARTVYHFFSSTVTYPLLFAIGVTIAPWDHLMAAFTVANIITIVVTVVTLTTVGFFVGRWVGLYPIEGAIINACHSGMGGIGDVAILTSANRLQLMPFAQMATRLGGALTITVAIILLGTIT, encoded by the coding sequence ATGAGCACTTTTTCTTTAGGCACATTTGCTTTTACGCGCAAACTTTGGCGGCAACTTGCAAACCGGCCTAGAAGCGACGGTCCGCTACATTATTCGCCAAGCCAGAACTCTCTCTGGTGGCATTGGATGGATAAGCGCATTGGCATTATTCCGCTGCCTGTATATTGTCTAGTTGTGATTTGCTTGGGTACTTTACTCACGCTGGGTAAAATCTCAGGCGATATTTCAATTATGATTGCCATTCTTGCAGTATGTGGCTTTACCTGCGCCGAACTAGGAGCGCGCATTCCAGGCCTACGTAGAATCGGAGGACCCGTTATTGTCGCCACCTTTTTGCCCTCCTGCTTGGTGTATTATCAATTACTGCCTAATGAGTTAACCCAATCAGTCAAAGATTTTTGGCAAACGACCAACGTATTATATTTGTTTATTGCTTCCGTTGTCGTTGGCAGCATTCTTAGTATGGATCGCCAAGCTCTGGTCAAAGGCTTCGCTAAAATTTTCCTGCCACTCGCTGCTGGCTCAGTCATTGCCGCGATTGTAGGTACCCTCACTGGAATGGCCTTTGGCTTAGGCGCGCATCATACTTTCTTCTATATTATTATCCCAATTATGGCCGGCGGCATTGGTGAAGGAGCAATTCCGCTTACCCTTGGCTACGCTGACATTTTGAACCTACCACAAGGGCAATTGTTTGCTCAGATTGTACCCGCTGTCATGCTCGGCAATTTGACTGCGATTATCTGCGCTGCCTTACTCAACCAATTGGGCAAACGCTATAGCCGCTATAGCGGAGAAGGTCGTTTGCATGCAAGTGACAGTGGCATTTTAGCAAAACATGCCGATGCTTCTACCGTTACAGTTGAACATATTGCAGCCGCCGGTATGGTCGCCATCTGTTTATATATGTTGGGCATGCTAGTGCATAAATTGATTGGCCTGCCGGCTCCTGTCGCCATGCTATTTTTGGCTGTGCTCGCCAAATTAACTTATGCGATTTCACCAAAATTAGAAGATGGCGCACGCACTGTTTATCATTTCTTCTCTAGTACTGTGACTTACCCACTGCTGTTTGCAATCGGCGTCACAATTGCGCCCTGGGACCATTTAATGGCTGCTTTCACAGTGGCTAACATCATCACGATTGTTGTCACCGTGGTGACCCTTACGACAGTCGGCTTCTTTGTTGGGCGTTGGGTAGGGTTATATCCGATTGAAGGGGCCATTATCAATGCCTGCCACAGCGGCATGGGAGGGATTGGCGACGTAGCTATTCTAACCTCTGCTAATCGCTTACAGTTGATGCCATTTGCGCAAATGGCAACTCGTTTAGGTGGCGCCCTGACGATTACTGTTGCGATTATTTTGCTCGGCACCATAACCTGA
- a CDS encoding homoserine dehydrogenase, with amino-acid sequence MKTIKTGLLGFGTVGQGVWSVLLRNHGEISRRAGCGIEIKRIAVRDIGKARAILGATDSVVLDTDAHALVDDPTLDIVVEAIGGTTIARELVLRALAQGKHVVTANKALLAVHGTEIFAMARKHGVMVAFEAAVAGGIPIIKILREGLSANRIQWIVGIINGTTNFILSEMREHGIDFEAALNRAQRLGYAEADPTMDIAGIDAAHKAALMSAIAFGVPVQFESAYIEGIQGLAALDIQYAEELGYRIKLLGIIRRVADGIELRVHPTLIPAKHLLANVEGAMNAVVVYGDAVGSTLYYGKGAGGEPTASAVVADLIDVTRLQTADQSHRVPPLAFQPDRLSKLAILPISEVRCSYYLRLRVADVTGVLANITKILADNDISIDALLQKKFHLLECAGGNQTDDLILITHLTLEKQINTAIEQMSALPTVMPQMTKLRIETLNEEC; translated from the coding sequence ATGAAAACAATTAAAACCGGGCTTTTGGGTTTTGGCACTGTCGGTCAGGGCGTATGGAGTGTGCTCCTGCGCAATCACGGCGAAATTAGCCGCCGGGCCGGGTGCGGCATTGAAATTAAACGAATTGCCGTACGCGATATCGGCAAAGCGCGGGCAATACTAGGCGCAACCGATTCAGTTGTATTGGATACAGATGCTCATGCATTGGTCGACGATCCAACCCTTGATATTGTGGTAGAGGCCATTGGTGGTACCACGATTGCGCGAGAATTAGTGTTGCGTGCACTCGCACAGGGCAAGCATGTAGTGACGGCCAATAAAGCCCTGCTTGCGGTCCATGGCACTGAGATTTTTGCCATGGCGCGTAAGCACGGAGTGATGGTAGCATTCGAGGCCGCTGTCGCCGGTGGTATCCCGATTATCAAAATTCTTCGTGAAGGATTAAGCGCTAACCGAATTCAATGGATTGTTGGCATTATCAATGGCACAACAAATTTTATTTTGTCTGAAATGCGCGAGCACGGAATTGATTTTGAGGCAGCGCTAAATCGTGCTCAACGCCTTGGTTACGCAGAGGCCGATCCAACCATGGATATTGCAGGCATAGATGCTGCCCACAAAGCAGCGCTGATGAGCGCGATTGCTTTTGGCGTGCCAGTACAGTTTGAGAGCGCATATATTGAGGGTATTCAAGGACTTGCGGCCCTTGATATTCAATATGCAGAAGAATTGGGTTACCGAATCAAGCTACTGGGTATTATACGGCGTGTTGCAGATGGAATTGAGTTGCGCGTGCATCCAACTTTGATCCCGGCTAAACATTTGTTGGCCAATGTTGAAGGGGCGATGAATGCAGTCGTGGTGTACGGTGATGCAGTGGGTTCGACACTTTATTATGGCAAGGGCGCGGGAGGGGAGCCTACGGCCTCTGCCGTGGTGGCCGATCTTATTGATGTGACGCGCCTGCAGACTGCAGATCAAAGCCATCGTGTGCCACCTCTGGCATTTCAGCCGGATCGACTATCAAAATTGGCAATCTTGCCAATCAGTGAAGTGAGATGTAGTTATTATTTACGGCTGCGCGTGGCGGACGTGACAGGGGTATTGGCTAACATCACAAAGATTCTTGCTGATAACGACATTTCAATTGATGCTCTGTTGCAAAAAAAATTCCATCTGCTTGAATGCGCGGGCGGCAATCAGACGGATGATTTAATTTTAATTACCCATCTGACACTTGAAAAGCAAATAAACACGGCGATTGAGCAAATGAGTGCATTGCCGACGGTGATGCCGCAAATGACTAAACTGCGGATTGAAACATTAAATGAAGAGTGTTAG